GTCCGTCCCACGCCGCGTCAGACGCGCCTGCCTCCCGGCCGGCGGGCCGAGAACGTGCGCGGAGCGTTTGCGGTGCGCGGTGAGGCGTCGGCCGTCAAAGGCAGGCGGTTGCTCCTCGTGGACGATGTGCTGACGAGCGGCGCGACCGTCGGCGAATGCGCGCGGGTCCTGAAGCGGGCGGGGGCCGCCTCCGTATTTGCCGCCGTCCTGGCCGTCGCCGGCCCCAACGAACCCGGTCCCTGGTGAGGGCGGCTCGAACGGCGTCCCGGGGATTCGCTGCGCTCATCCCCGGGCTTGAACGGACGCTAAGCCGCAAGCGGCTGCGCTCATCTCCGGGCTTGAACGGCGGGCGGGGCGGCGGCTATAATGCCCCCCGTCGAAGTTTCCGGGCATCGGGGGCCAAAATCGTATGACCTGGATTCCATTCGGGCGGCGCTTTCGGGAGATCGGTCGGCTCGGGCACGTCCTGTCGATCCTGACGAAGCATGGATTCGGCTGGCTGGTCGTCAGCCTGCACCTGGACCGCTTCGTCCCCTTCCGCAACCGCCTGCTGAAGCGGCGTGAAAAGGTCACCGAGGAAACCGCGCCCACCATCGCCGCCCGGATCGCCAGCGTCCTCCAGGAACTCGGGCCCACGTACGTCAAACTCGGCCAGGTGCTCTGCAGCCGCCAGGACCTCCTCCCGCCCCCCTTCATCCAGGAGTTCCGCCGCCTCCAGGACAAGGTCCGCCCGTTTCCGAACGACGAAGCCCGCCGCGTCATCGAGAAAGAACTCGGCCGGCCGATCGGCGAACTGTTCGAGACGTTTGGGCCGGAACCGTTTGCGGCCGGCAGCATCGCCCAGGCGTACAAGGCCCGCACGGCGGACGGCCGGGCCGTCGTCGTCAAGGTGCGCCGCCCGGGCGTCCGCGAAACGCTGGAATCGGACATCGACATTCTGTCGCGGCTGGCGGAACTCGCGGAACGCTACGTCCCGGAGTACCGCGTTTTTCGGCCGGCGCTCCTGGTGGAAGAGTTCGCCCAGACCGTTCGCCGGGAGGTCGATTTCATCGCCGAGGCCTCCAACACCGAGCGGTTCCGACAGGCCTTCGAGGACGACGAGCACGTCCTCGTGCCGCACGTCCTCTGGTCGCTCACGGCCTCGGCCGTCCTGACCCTGGAGCACCTCGAAGGCATCCCGATTTACGATGAGGATGCGATGGACCGGGCGGGAGTGGACCGCAAGGCCCTGGCGTCGCGCCTCACCGAGTGTTTCATTCGCCAGTATTTCGAGATGGGCCTCTTCCACGCCGACCCGCATCACGGAAACCTCGTGGTCCAGGCGCCGGACCGCGTGGGCATCCTCGACTTCGGGCAGGTCGGCCGACTGAGCGACGTCATGCGCTCCCGCCTCGGAACCGCCCTCATCGCCGCCCTCTACCGCGAGTTCGACATCGTCTTGGACGTGCTCGACGACCTCGGCTCCCTGCCGGACGGCCTGGACGACGCTCGCTTCATGGCCGACCTGGCCGGCCTCGTGGACAAGTACAGCGGCATCCCCCTGAAGCGCCTCGACGTGCGGAACCTCTTCGAGGAACTCATCGCCACCGCCCGCCGACACCGCGTCATCCTCCCGCGCGACTTCGTCCTCCTCGGCAAGAGCCTCGTGACGATGGGCGGCGTCGCGCTCGAACTCGATCCCGACACGAGCCTCGTCGAGGTCGTCCGGCCGAAGGTCCGGTCCATGGCGGCGGAGAAAATTTCCCCCAAGCGATTGGCCGAACGCGGACTCCGCAGCGCCTACCACGTCGCCGCCATCGCCGAGCAGGGGCCCCGACAACTGCGGGAACTCGCGCGGAAACTCACACGCGGCCGGCTCCAAATCCAGTTTCGCCACGAAAACCTCGACCGCTTCAT
Above is a window of Planctomycetota bacterium DNA encoding:
- a CDS encoding phosphoribosyltransferase family protein gives rise to the protein MRPQDLGPVLGRLLAERVALAPWADLVDMVVPVPLHWSRRVGRGFNQATALAQEVVRATGRPLVARRLLRVRPTPRQTRLPPGRRAENVRGAFAVRGEASAVKGRRLLLVDDVLTSGATVGECARVLKRAGAASVFAAVLAVAGPNEPGPW
- a CDS encoding AarF/ABC1/UbiB kinase family protein, which encodes MTWIPFGRRFREIGRLGHVLSILTKHGFGWLVVSLHLDRFVPFRNRLLKRREKVTEETAPTIAARIASVLQELGPTYVKLGQVLCSRQDLLPPPFIQEFRRLQDKVRPFPNDEARRVIEKELGRPIGELFETFGPEPFAAGSIAQAYKARTADGRAVVVKVRRPGVRETLESDIDILSRLAELAERYVPEYRVFRPALLVEEFAQTVRREVDFIAEASNTERFRQAFEDDEHVLVPHVLWSLTASAVLTLEHLEGIPIYDEDAMDRAGVDRKALASRLTECFIRQYFEMGLFHADPHHGNLVVQAPDRVGILDFGQVGRLSDVMRSRLGTALIAALYREFDIVLDVLDDLGSLPDGLDDARFMADLAGLVDKYSGIPLKRLDVRNLFEELIATARRHRVILPRDFVLLGKSLVTMGGVALELDPDTSLVEVVRPKVRSMAAEKISPKRLAERGLRSAYHVAAIAEQGPRQLRELARKLTRGRLQIQFRHENLDRFISELDRSTNRVAFAMIVAAIILGSAVIMGANVGPKVPYTANVPVLGLLGFLVAGVLGVWLAFAILR